From one Humulus lupulus chromosome 8, drHumLupu1.1, whole genome shotgun sequence genomic stretch:
- the LOC133797936 gene encoding CO(2)-response secreted protease-like produces the protein MTSIIVLLLLPFLSLQWLLISGSPNTDQIPKHYVIYMGAPKPSTNENEADAKVADQLAHLQLLSSIVPSEEKERISLIHHYHHAIRGFSAMLTDNEASLLSGHSDVVSVFPDNLVQLHTTRSWDFIEGRAGRQSKWGLDKHVTSDIIIGIIDSGIWPESESFSDEGLGPIPSRWKGVCMEAPDFNKSNCNRKLIGARYYFNENETDVGSPRDTTGHGTHVASTAAGSVVPNATFFGLANGTARGGAPSARIASYKVCWSEGCYTADILKAIDDAINDGVHVISISIGYIKGSSQEYLNDPIAIGAFHAEQNGVLVVCSAGNDGPDPYTVGHTAPWMFTVAASSIDRDFKSMVPLGNGKILKGTGIHFSNLSRSPIYPLIFGKDAAINSSVISSAVLCYDKSLDITKVTGKIVVCVDGGNSSRLDVETILESNGIIMIKEDEKISPSPTNNFPWVDVGKIAESHILIKYMNSTKKPTATILPTVEVPRFYKPAPVVAIFSSRGPGEFTENILKPDIMAPGEAILAADMSRSGFRFDSGTSMACPHVSGAAAFIKSVHPTWTPSMIKSALMTTSTAYDNAGKPLTNSSKYIANPHETGVGELNHMKALNPGLVFETSTQDYFNFLCYYGYTEKDNITSIFPNDRKFQCPNNSNDQLITDINYPSISIGQLKRHQSASRVIKRTVTNVGPSNSTYIARVHSPKGLVVKVNPEKIVFSKGLKRVPFEVSFNGKGAPSGYNFGHITWSDGRHSVRVVYTVNVQ, from the exons ATGACTTCTATTATTGTTCTTCTACTACTCCCTTTTCTCTCACTGCAATGGCTTCTCATTTCTGGCTCCCCCAATACAGATCAGATTCCCAAG cattatgtgatttatatgggGGCACCAAAACCATCAACAAATGAAAATGAAGCAGATGCCAAAGTTGCTGATCAATTGGCGCATTTGCAGTTACTCTCCTCCATCGTTCCAag CGAAGAGAAGGAAAGAATATCTCTAATCCATCATTACCACCATGCTATTAGAGGATTCTCTGCCATGCTTACCGATAATGAAGCTTCTCTTTTATCGG GTCATAGTGATGTGGTATCAGTCTTTCCGGATAATTTGGTTCAACTACATACAACACGTTCATGGGATTTCATAGAAGGAAGAGCAGGAAGACAATCGAAATGGGGTTTGGATAAGCATGTCACTAGTGATATTATTATTGGGATAATAGACTCAG GGATATGGCCGGAATCTGAAAGTTTTAGCGACGAAGGACTTGGGCCGATCCCTTCAAGATGGAAGGGAGTTTGTATGGAAGCACCAGACTTTAACAAGTCCAATTGTAATAG GAAGTTGATAGGTGCAAGATACTACTTCAATGAAAACGAGACCGATGTAGGGTCACCAAGGGACACAACTGGGCACGGAACACATGTGGCCTCCACTGCAGCGGGCTCAGTAGTTCCCAATGCTACCTTCTTCGGCTTAGCCAATGGCACCGCGAGAGGTGGCGCACCGTCCGCCAGGATTGCCAGCTATAAGGTGTGCTGGAGTGAAGGTTGTTACACAGCAGATATACTTAAGGCTATCGATGATGCAATCAACGATGGAGTTCACGTAATATCCATCTCTATTGGGTACATAAAGGGCTCCTCCCAAGAGTACTTGAATGACCCAATAGCCATCGGTGCATTTCATGCCGAGCAAAATGGTGTCTTGGTGGTTTGCTCGGCCGGTAATGATGGCCCTGATCCTTACACAGTCGGTCACACCGCACCCTGGATGTTCACTGTCGCAGCTTCTAGTATTGATAGAGATTTCAAGTCCATGGTTCCTCTTGGAAATGGGAAGATTCTAAAA GGAACTGGCATTCATTTTTCAAATCTTTCAAGGTCACCTATATATCCACTTATATTTGGAAAGGATGCGGCTATTAATTCTTCAGTTATATCATCGGCTGT ATTGTGCTACGATAAATCTTTGGACATTACGAAAGTCACAGGAAAAATTGTGGTTTGTGTTGATGGTGGGAACTCTTCACGTTTAGACGTTGAGACTATACTTGAGAGTAATGGAATAATTATGATTAAGGAAGATGAAAAAATTTCACCCAGTCCAACAAACAATTTTCCATGGGTGGATGTTGGTAAAATTGCAGAATCTCACATTCTTATCAAGTACATGAACTCTACGAA GAAGCCAACAGCAACAATTCTTCCAACAGTTGAAGTTCCAAGGTTTTATAAACCTGCACCAGTGGTCGCCATTTTTTCGTCGAGAGGCCCTGGAGAGTTCACAGAAAACATTTTAAAG CCGGATATAATGGCTCCCGGAGAGGCGATTTTAGCTGCAGATATGAGCAGATCAGGATTTAGGTTCGATTCTGGAACCTCTATGGCTTGTCCACATGTATCTGGGGCTGCGGCTTTCATCAAGTCAGTTCACCCTACGTGGACTCCTTCTATGATTAAATCAGCACTTATGACCACAT CAACTGCTTACGACAACGCAGGGAAACCATTGACAAATAGCTCAAAGTATATCGCAAACCCACATGAGACTGGAGTTGGAGAACTAAACCATATGAAAGCTCTAAACCCAGGACTAGTCTTTGAAACTTCCACACAAGACTATTTCAATTTTCTTTGTTACTATGGCTATACAGAGAAGGATAATATAACATCCATATTTCCAAACGACAGAAAGttccaatgccccaacaactcaAACGACCAACTCATCACAGACATTAATTACCCTTCCATCTCTATTGGCCAGCTAAAACGACACCAATCAGCCTCCAGAGTCATCAAAAGGACTGTGACCAATGTGGGGCCCTCCAACTCGACATACATTGCTCGAGTTCATTCCCCAAAAGGCTTAGTTGTAAAGGTCAATCCGGAGAAGATTGTATTCTCCAAGGGTCTGAAAAGGGTTCCTTTTGAGGTGTCGTTTAATGGCAAGGGGGCTCCTAGTGGGTATAATTTTGGACATATTACTTGGTCTGATGGTCGCCATTCTGTTCGTGTGGTTTATACCGTGAATGtccaataa